The DNA window CGCGCCGCTGCGGCTCGTCGTCCCCTGGAAGTACGGCTTCAAGGGCGGCAAGTCGATTGTCCGCATCTCCCTCACGCGCACGCAGCCCTTCACGACGTGGAACCTGGCGGCGCCGGAGGAGTACGGCTTCTACGCCAATGTGAATCCCGCCGTGCCGCACCCGCGGTGGAGCCAGGCCACCGAGCGGCGCATCGGTGACCTCGGGCGCCGGCCCACGCTGCCCTTCAACGGCTACGCGGAGCAGGTGGCCCCCCTCTACGCGGGCATGGACCTGCGGAAGAACTACTGAACCATGGCCACCACCCCCCATCCCTGGCTCAATCCCGCTGTCACCGTGGGCGGCCTCGCGCCGCTGGTGCTCATGGCCGTGCAGGGGCCTGGAGGTGGGCTGGGCCCCAACGCCATCGAGGCCGCGCTCAACTCCACGGGGCTCATCGCGCTGGTGCTGTTGGTGGCGTCGCTCGCGTGTACGCCGCTGCGCTTCGTCACCGGGTGGACGTGGCCCGCGCGCGTGCGGCGCACGCTGGGACTGCTCGCCTTCACGTATGCGTCCGCGCACGCCCTCACGTATGTCGTGCTGGACCAGGGCCTCTCCGTGTCCGCGCTGGTGGAGGAGCTGACTGAGCGGCCCTTCATCTTCGTGGGCTTCGCGGCGTTGATGTCGATGGTGCCGCTGGCGGTCACTTCGACGAACGCGTGGGTGCGCCGCCTGGGCTTCCCTCGCTGGCAGCGTCTGCACCGGCTGGCCTACGTGGCCGCGGTGCTGGGCGTGGTGCACTTCGTGTGGCGGGTGAAGAAGGACGTCACCGAGCCCATGCTCTACGGCGCGGTGCTGGCCCTGCTGTTCGCCCTTCGCGTGGGGGAGGCGATGCGAAAACGCCGAGCCCGCGCCGCTTCGGCGGCCCGGAACCC is part of the Myxococcus landrumus genome and encodes:
- a CDS encoding sulfite oxidase heme-binding subunit YedZ, giving the protein MATTPHPWLNPAVTVGGLAPLVLMAVQGPGGGLGPNAIEAALNSTGLIALVLLVASLACTPLRFVTGWTWPARVRRTLGLLAFTYASAHALTYVVLDQGLSVSALVEELTERPFIFVGFAALMSMVPLAVTSTNAWVRRLGFPRWQRLHRLAYVAAVLGVVHFVWRVKKDVTEPMLYGAVLALLFALRVGEAMRKRRARAASAARNPA